The nucleotide sequence AAGATAATTATACAGATGATGTGAAAGATAATAGTGATAAACTCACCCATAAACTTACAGATGAGGAATGGAATCAATTAAAACAGGATTTTATTTCGcaatatttacaaaatatacCAAAGGATTTACCTAATGAAAATACCATTGATGATAATTTCTATATGGATACACAACCTAACattatacataataatatggaaGAAAAACCTTTTATTACATCTATTCAAGatagaaaattatatagtGATAACGATGTTTTTAGTTATAATATAGATTGGAATGTTCCCAAAAATGATAATAGGACTACCAATATCATGAATGATCCAAAATATGTTTCAAATGATCAATATACTGGAATTGATCTAATCAATGATTCATTATTATGTGgtaatgatatatatgatgagttattgaaaagaaaagaaaatgaattatttgGAACAGATTATCCGAAACATACATCAACAAATCGTGTTCTCAAGGGAACACATAGTGATCCTATAAATAATCAAATAGATTTGTTCCATAAATGGTTAGATAGACATAGAAATATGTGCAACcaatgtaataataaagagGATATTTTGAACAAATTGAATGAAGAATGgaataaagaaaataacGAACATGTATTGTATACATCGTCAAATGATATTCACAAATTTAATGAtgaaacatataatatgattaaTGAAAATACTAATGAACTTAATGATATAACAACTCTTGAACATCGTGGATCAACAAATATTCCTCCTAATGATCTTACAACAACAAATACGAATGTTCAAACAAAGAATTTACGCACAAATATATCTATGGATATACATtttgatgaaaa is from Plasmodium gaboni strain SY75 chromosome Unknown, whole genome shotgun sequence and encodes:
- a CDS encoding putative EMP1-like protein, producing KKPILRPTKLFRIIDIPQNDYGIPDETSTNRYVPYRSAEYKGKTYIYVEGEETDDYTHIWDISSSDLTSSESDVEELDINDIYPYKSPKYKTLIEVVLKPSTNNNVQDNYTDDVKDNSDKLTHKLTDEEWNQLKQDFISQYLQNIPKDLPNENTIDDNFYMDTQPNIIHNNMEEKPFITSIQDRKLYSDNDVFSYNIDWNVPKNDNRTTNIMNDPKYVSNDQYTGIDLINDSLLCGNDIYDELLKRKENELFGTDYPKHTSTNRVLKGTHSDPINNQIDLFHKWLDRHRNMCNQCNNKEDILNKLNEEWNKENNEHVLYTSSNDIHKFNDETYNMINENTNELNDITTLEHRGSTNIPPNDLTTTNTNVQTKNLRTNISMDIHFDENNNNVLTTNVKRNENHWENSYNL